In a single window of the bacterium genome:
- a CDS encoding 4Fe-4S dicluster domain-containing protein, whose translation MGLKAIEVSNLEPNFKYEIAAVSGGEKIMRCYGCGTCSASCSVREIDEQYNPRRIIRMAILGMKKEVLESDFIWLCAGCSLCYERCPQDVRFVEVIHAIRNIALEEAKKGKIKIKSPGALFAKVFVNSIKAYGRVWEPELMGKFFLGKRDIAGMIGYMPLGIEMIKHGKLPFLPHRIKGIKKIREIFRKVEK comes from the coding sequence ATGGGATTAAAAGCAATTGAGGTAAGTAACTTAGAGCCAAACTTTAAATATGAGATTGCGGCTGTGTCTGGTGGAGAGAAAATAATGCGTTGCTATGGTTGTGGGACATGTTCTGCTTCGTGTTCTGTCCGAGAGATTGATGAGCAGTATAATCCCAGACGAATTATCCGTATGGCCATACTTGGTATGAAAAAAGAGGTCTTGGAGTCTGATTTTATCTGGTTATGTGCCGGTTGTTCACTCTGCTATGAACGTTGTCCACAGGATGTCAGGTTTGTTGAGGTCATTCATGCCATACGAAACATTGCCTTGGAGGAAGCTAAAAAGGGTAAAATTAAGATAAAATCTCCAGGTGCCTTATTTGCTAAGGTGTTTGTCAATTCAATTAAGGCATATGGCCGGGTCTGGGAGCCGGAACTGATGGGTAAATTCTTCTTAGGTAAGAGGGACATTGCCGGAATGATAGGCTATATGCCATTAGGCATAGAAATGATAAAACATGGTAAGTTGCCATTTTTGCCTCATCGAATTAAAGGGATAAAAAAGATCCGAGAAATCTTTAGGAAGGTAGAAAAATGA
- a CDS encoding ABC transporter ATP-binding protein, translating to MIEVSNLWKKFDCNQVLKEVNLFINKGETMVIIGQSGGGKSVLLKHIIGLLKPDQGSIKIFNEDVTKLPKDKLNQIIKKFGMVFQNSALFDSLTVAENVGFYLSEHTEMKKEEIREIVTKNLSLVGLHNIEDLYPASLSGGMKKRVALARAISTNPEIILYDEPTTGIDPIMGAIINDLIIKLKKELHLTSIAVTHDMVSAYTIADRIAMLYQGRIIEVGTPEEIKNTKNKIVKQFISGNANGPITNN from the coding sequence ATGATAGAAGTAAGTAATCTTTGGAAAAAATTTGATTGCAACCAAGTATTAAAGGAAGTTAATCTTTTTATCAATAAAGGTGAAACTATGGTTATCATTGGCCAAAGTGGAGGTGGTAAAAGTGTTTTATTGAAACATATTATAGGCTTATTAAAGCCTGATCAAGGAAGTATAAAAATCTTTAACGAGGATGTGACTAAATTACCTAAAGATAAGTTAAATCAAATAATTAAAAAATTTGGCATGGTCTTTCAAAATTCAGCTTTGTTTGATTCTTTAACGGTCGCTGAAAATGTTGGTTTTTACTTGTCTGAACATACCGAGATGAAGAAAGAAGAGATTAGAGAAATAGTTACTAAGAATTTAAGTCTGGTCGGATTGCATAATATTGAAGACTTGTATCCTGCTTCTTTGAGTGGAGGGATGAAAAAAAGAGTAGCTTTAGCTCGCGCCATCTCTACGAATCCAGAAATTATTCTTTATGATGAGCCTACAACTGGAATTGACCCTATTATGGGAGCAATTATAAATGACTTAATTATTAAACTTAAAAAGGAGTTGCATTTAACTTCTATTGCGGTAACTCACGATATGGTCAGTGCTTATACTATTGCTGATCGTATCGCCATGCTTTATCAAGGAAGAATTATTGAAGTAGGTACACCTGAAGAAATTAAAAACACTAAAAATAAAATAGTCAAACAATTTATTAGCGGTAATGCCAACGGCCCTATTACTAATAACTAA
- a CDS encoding TPM domain-containing protein, with amino-acid sequence MKRYLKKLILCLLLVSLGYISTLYGKEEQKYPTPKGYVNDLAAIIDANYKSYLERLAWKIEKETKVQVAIATISSLEGESIEGYSVTLFEAWKIGRKGKDDGLLILVVPKERKVRIEVGYELEGILPDGLCGQITDKIMIPYFKEGDYGKGLLAGMIYITKIIEKEYQVKIDLDSHEMDSFQVKKPTKISGRSILGSLFTLLLLILCLGSRRGLLGFLLLGLLGSRGGYWRGGGYNGGSGGFSDGFGGFGGGSSGGGGASGSW; translated from the coding sequence ATGAAAAGATACCTGAAGAAATTAATCTTATGTTTACTCTTAGTGAGTTTAGGCTATATTTCTACCTTATACGGCAAAGAAGAGCAAAAATATCCAACACCTAAAGGATATGTCAATGACTTGGCGGCAATTATAGACGCTAATTATAAAAGCTATTTAGAAAGATTAGCCTGGAAGATAGAAAAGGAAACTAAGGTTCAAGTAGCGATAGCCACCATTAGTTCTTTAGAAGGAGAAAGTATTGAAGGCTACAGTGTAACTTTATTTGAGGCTTGGAAGATTGGAAGGAAGGGCAAAGACGATGGTTTGTTAATATTAGTAGTTCCCAAGGAGAGAAAAGTTAGAATAGAAGTTGGTTATGAGTTAGAAGGAATCTTGCCAGATGGCTTATGTGGGCAGATAACAGATAAGATAATGATTCCTTATTTCAAGGAAGGAGATTACGGCAAGGGGTTATTAGCCGGAATGATATATATTACTAAGATTATAGAAAAGGAATATCAGGTAAAAATAGATCTTGATAGTCACGAAATGGATTCTTTTCAAGTAAAAAAACCTACCAAAATTTCTGGTCGTTCTATCTTAGGGAGCTTATTTACTTTATTATTATTGATCCTATGTTTAGGCTCAAGAAGGGGCCTTTTAGGATTTCTGCTTTTGGGGCTTTTAGGTAGTAGAGGTGGCTATTGGCGAGGTGGTGGTTATAATGGCGGAAGTGGCGGATTTAGTGATGGTTTTGGTGGTTTTGGGGGTGGTAGTAGTGGTGGCGGAGGTGCTTCTGGAAGTTGGTAG
- a CDS encoding UPF0280 family protein gives MYEIRSYRNSSRSEGLIKFTVAVKETDLFISADKELIKEATESIKKYRKLIEEYIVLKDPLFQKTLQPRLVSEDAPLIVKEMAWAGIKAQVGPMAAVAGVIAEYTGKDLLNYSTEVIIENGGDIFISCRKRRKVGIFAGASVFSNKLALEIYPEETPLGICTSSATVGPSLSFGEADAAVVISKSTALADAMATRIGNMVSKEIDLNEIRKVVENIKEIKGILVIKKSKLGVFGDIRLIKI, from the coding sequence ATGTATGAAATAAGAAGTTACCGAAATAGCTCAAGAAGTGAGGGGTTAATTAAATTTACCGTAGCTGTTAAGGAAACCGACTTATTTATAAGCGCAGACAAAGAGCTGATCAAAGAAGCTACAGAGTCTATTAAAAAATACCGAAAGTTAATTGAAGAATATATAGTCTTAAAGGATCCTTTATTTCAAAAGACTCTCCAGCCTCGTCTAGTTAGCGAAGATGCTCCTTTAATTGTAAAAGAAATGGCTTGGGCAGGAATAAAAGCCCAGGTAGGACCTATGGCGGCAGTAGCAGGAGTAATAGCAGAATATACAGGCAAAGATCTCCTTAATTATTCTACGGAAGTTATAATAGAAAATGGAGGAGATATCTTTATTAGTTGTCGAAAAAGGCGAAAAGTGGGAATATTTGCGGGGGCTTCAGTCTTTTCAAATAAATTAGCTTTAGAAATATATCCAGAGGAAACACCTTTAGGCATTTGTACTTCTTCAGCCACAGTAGGTCCTTCTTTAAGCTTTGGTGAAGCTGATGCCGCGGTAGTTATTTCTAAATCTACGGCTTTAGCTGATGCTATGGCCACAAGAATTGGTAATATGGTTTCTAAAGAGATCGATCTTAATGAAATAAGAAAAGTAGTAGAAAATATTAAAGAGATTAAAGGAATCTTAGTCATCAAGAAATCTAAATTAGGTGTCTTTGGAGATATAAGATTAATTAAGATTTAA
- a CDS encoding CoB--CoM heterodisulfide reductase iron-sulfur subunit B family protein, producing MTIGYYPGCTLHSTAKEYELSTKAVFANLDAELEELKDWNCCGAVEASSVNPLLALSLSARNVAIAAKDWTKIVVPCPACLSNLLKVEDELMAHPEIKPKLEDIIGQEIPENKLKIKHPLDIIINDIGLDKIKERIKKPLAGLKVAAYYGCLLVRPSRRTQFDNPEDPKSLGEIVTALGAENLNFPYKTKCCGGSLLMTNEDLTIQMTKNILISAKDIGAQCIVTACSMCQMALETLYAKVESVSNVKLDIPVVYFTQLLGLAFGFEPKKLGLHKNLVCADKLVSAVQRGESNALSQVN from the coding sequence ATGACCATAGGATATTATCCGGGTTGCACTCTTCATTCAACCGCTAAGGAATATGAATTATCTACAAAGGCAGTATTTGCAAACCTTGATGCTGAGTTGGAAGAATTAAAGGACTGGAATTGCTGTGGGGCGGTAGAGGCATCTTCGGTAAATCCCCTTCTGGCTCTTTCCTTATCTGCACGAAATGTGGCTATTGCGGCAAAAGATTGGACAAAGATAGTTGTCCCCTGCCCTGCTTGTTTATCAAATTTGTTGAAGGTAGAGGATGAGCTAATGGCTCACCCGGAGATTAAACCAAAATTAGAGGATATTATTGGACAGGAGATTCCGGAAAATAAGTTGAAAATAAAGCATCCATTGGACATCATCATAAATGACATTGGACTGGACAAAATAAAGGAACGGATAAAAAAGCCCTTAGCTGGTTTGAAGGTAGCGGCTTATTATGGGTGTTTGTTAGTGCGACCTTCACGAAGGACACAGTTTGATAATCCGGAAGACCCAAAATCTTTGGGTGAGATAGTTACGGCTTTAGGGGCAGAAAACCTTAATTTTCCTTACAAAACAAAATGCTGTGGCGGCTCCCTGCTGATGACTAACGAAGACTTAACCATCCAGATGACTAAAAATATCCTGATTTCAGCCAAGGATATAGGAGCCCAGTGCATAGTCACCGCTTGTTCTATGTGCCAGATGGCGTTAGAAACATTGTATGCCAAGGTGGAATCTGTGTCCAATGTGAAGCTTGATATACCAGTGGTCTATTTTACCCAATTGCTGGGGCTGGCATTTGGATTTGAACCCAAAAAGTTGGGACTGCATAAAAACTTAGTCTGTGCTGATAAATTGGTTTCAGCCGTTCAACGAGGTGAATCTAATGCTCTGTCACAGGTGAATTGA
- the radA gene encoding DNA repair protein RadA, with amino-acid sequence MPPKNQVIYLCQECGYESLKWLGKCPGCQNWNTLIEEIKSFSIPPVKSSSESTPQYLENIKSSSCPRLKTNILEFDRTLGGGIVSGSIVLIGGDPGIGKSTLLLQVSQAIANQYGEVLYISGEESAGQIKIRADRLSISPKNLYIYCENNLNLILDQINNISPQLAIIDSIQTVHIPELSSSSGSISQVRESASQLLLLAKSKNIPIFLIGHVTKEGAIAGPRVLEHMVDAVLYLEGEEHYSYRILRAIKNRFGSTHEIGIFEMQELGLKEVLNPSQIFLNEHRENTPGSAITSVIEGSRCLLVELQSLVTHSSYNLPRRDVLGFDYNRLHLLIAVLEKKIGINLFSFDIFVNLTGGLKINEPSADLSIACAIFSSFKNTPIDSRMVILGEVGLTGEIRRISQAEKKIKEAAKLGFKSCLLPLSNMNNLPSLPLDLIKVRTIDEAIAILFK; translated from the coding sequence TTGCCCCCAAAAAATCAAGTAATTTATCTCTGTCAAGAATGTGGTTATGAAAGCCTTAAATGGTTAGGTAAATGCCCTGGCTGTCAGAACTGGAATACATTAATAGAAGAGATTAAGAGTTTTTCTATCCCCCCAGTGAAGTCTTCTTCTGAGTCTACACCTCAATATTTAGAGAATATTAAATCTTCTTCTTGTCCCCGTTTAAAGACTAATATTTTAGAATTTGACCGCACTTTAGGTGGAGGAATAGTTAGCGGTTCTATAGTCCTGATTGGAGGAGATCCAGGGATTGGAAAGTCAACTTTGCTTCTCCAAGTTAGTCAAGCTATAGCCAATCAATATGGAGAGGTGCTTTATATTTCTGGTGAAGAATCCGCCGGTCAAATAAAAATACGGGCCGATCGTTTAAGTATTTCTCCTAAAAATTTATATATTTATTGCGAGAATAATCTTAACCTTATTTTAGATCAAATCAATAATATCAGTCCTCAATTAGCCATTATTGACTCTATTCAAACCGTCCACATTCCTGAGTTATCTAGCTCTTCAGGTAGTATTAGTCAAGTCAGAGAATCTGCTTCTCAACTCTTACTCTTGGCTAAGAGTAAGAATATTCCTATCTTCTTAATTGGACATGTGACTAAAGAAGGAGCTATTGCCGGACCACGAGTTTTAGAGCATATGGTAGATGCAGTCCTGTATTTAGAAGGAGAAGAACATTACTCTTACCGAATTTTACGGGCAATTAAAAATCGCTTTGGTTCTACTCATGAAATTGGTATCTTTGAAATGCAAGAGCTTGGTTTAAAAGAAGTCCTTAATCCTTCCCAGATATTTTTAAATGAGCATCGTGAAAACACACCTGGTTCGGCTATTACCTCTGTGATAGAAGGCAGTCGTTGTCTCTTGGTAGAATTGCAATCTTTGGTTACTCATAGTAGTTACAACTTACCTCGTCGAGATGTCTTAGGATTTGACTATAATCGACTTCATCTCTTAATTGCGGTTTTAGAGAAGAAGATAGGGATAAATTTATTTTCTTTTGATATCTTTGTAAACTTAACTGGTGGACTTAAAATTAACGAGCCATCAGCTGATTTAAGTATTGCTTGTGCTATCTTTTCAAGTTTTAAAAATACACCTATTGATTCAAGGATGGTTATCTTAGGAGAAGTAGGCCTGACTGGAGAAATTAGAAGAATTAGCCAAGCAGAAAAAAAGATTAAAGAAGCTGCTAAGTTAGGTTTTAAGAGTTGCCTTCTTCCTCTCTCTAATATGAATAACTTACCTTCTCTTCCTCTTGACTTGATAAAAGTAAGGACTATTGATGAGGCTATAGCTATCTTATTTAAGTAG
- a CDS encoding LemA family protein yields MKRKLGIALIVVAIITWMIFSFVTNHYNKLVTLREDVEVTWAQVENQLKRRGDLIPNLVNTVKGYAKHEKEIFIGIAEARAKLAGANTVPEKIKASNELGGFLSRLLLIIERYPDLKANQNFSQLMHELSGTENRISVERMRYNNAVKEFNVNVKRFPGRVFATIFGFKEATYFEVEEAAKKAPRVEF; encoded by the coding sequence ATGAAAAGAAAATTAGGTATTGCTTTAATAGTTGTGGCTATAATAACGTGGATGATTTTTAGCTTCGTTACTAATCATTATAACAAACTTGTTACTTTAAGAGAAGATGTTGAAGTTACATGGGCTCAAGTAGAAAATCAGTTAAAAAGAAGAGGTGATTTAATTCCAAATTTAGTTAATACGGTAAAAGGCTATGCTAAGCATGAAAAAGAGATATTTATCGGCATAGCTGAAGCTCGAGCTAAATTAGCTGGAGCAAATACTGTTCCTGAAAAGATAAAAGCTTCTAATGAATTAGGAGGGTTCTTATCTCGATTATTGTTAATAATAGAAAGATACCCAGACTTGAAGGCTAATCAAAATTTTAGCCAATTGATGCATGAATTATCAGGAACAGAGAATAGAATCTCAGTAGAAAGAATGAGGTATAATAATGCTGTTAAAGAATTTAATGTGAATGTTAAAAGATTTCCAGGGAGAGTATTTGCTACTATTTTTGGGTTTAAAGAGGCTACTTATTTTGAAGTAGAAGAAGCAGCTAAAAAAGCTCCAAGGGTAGAATTTTAA
- a CDS encoding MCE family protein → MNNQTKKSLTEVKVGLFVLIGLLILTFIVISVGDFHLYQKGYKINILFNRVEGLEVASPIRFSGMEVGEVKEMRVEGEKIKVVAWIRESASIKRDSQVTINSLGIVGEKYIEIVKSLSRARILRDGDTIVGVDPVSLGDLFYKTEKIILNLERTTGRIEEALHGSIKKADLGKIVKTTIDVLNNIDKVMNNFNTIITENRGNIKEVFISLGNSSKAILEAAKVASSTIGEIEKNITSLIKENKEDIKIACEEFKNTSILLKKKSTKISSDLEETLKNIGKKIDQTIKNIKENIDQITKNTEENIDQITKDISQPIKNIDQAIIKNKDKLDIILDNYQRSSQELTKAADALKNIMSKIEKGEGLLGKLTTNEKTAKDLDQIIQNLNKLSEDVKENPWKLLRK, encoded by the coding sequence ATGAACAATCAAACTAAAAAATCATTGACAGAAGTAAAAGTAGGTCTTTTTGTCCTGATCGGTCTTTTAATATTAACCTTTATTGTCATTAGCGTAGGTGACTTTCATCTTTACCAAAAAGGGTATAAAATTAACATCTTATTTAATCGAGTAGAAGGATTAGAGGTTGCTTCACCTATCCGCTTTTCAGGAATGGAAGTAGGAGAAGTAAAAGAAATGAGAGTGGAAGGTGAAAAAATAAAAGTAGTTGCTTGGATCAGAGAAAGCGCATCTATTAAAAGAGATTCTCAAGTTACCATTAACTCATTAGGAATTGTTGGAGAAAAATATATAGAGATTGTCAAAAGTTTATCAAGGGCAAGAATATTAAGAGATGGGGATACTATTGTAGGTGTAGATCCTGTTAGCCTTGGAGATCTTTTTTATAAGACAGAAAAGATTATCTTAAATTTAGAAAGAACTACCGGGAGAATCGAGGAAGCATTACATGGTTCGATAAAAAAAGCTGACCTTGGTAAGATAGTAAAGACTACTATAGATGTATTAAACAATATCGACAAGGTAATGAATAATTTTAACACTATTATTACTGAAAACAGAGGAAATATTAAGGAAGTTTTTATAAGCTTAGGTAATTCTTCTAAAGCTATTTTAGAAGCAGCTAAAGTAGCTTCATCCACCATTGGGGAGATTGAAAAAAATATAACTTCTTTAATTAAAGAAAATAAGGAAGATATTAAGATCGCTTGCGAGGAATTTAAGAATACTTCCATCTTGTTAAAGAAGAAGAGTACGAAAATCTCAAGTGATTTAGAAGAAACGCTCAAGAATATAGGAAAAAAAATAGACCAGACTATTAAAAATATAAAAGAAAACATAGATCAGATTACTAAAAATACAGAGGAAAACATAGATCAGATTACTAAGGACATAAGCCAACCTATTAAGAATATAGACCAGGCTATTATTAAAAATAAAGACAAATTAGATATTATTTTAGATAATTATCAGAGATCCTCTCAAGAGCTTACTAAAGCAGCCGATGCCTTGAAGAACATTATGAGTAAGATTGAAAAAGGCGAAGGTCTTTTGGGTAAATTGACTACTAATGAAAAAACAGCTAAAGATTTAGATCAAATTATTCAAAACTTAAACAAACTTTCTGAAGATGTAAAAGAAAACCCTTGGAAACTACTACGAAAATAG